In Amphiura filiformis chromosome 2, Afil_fr2py, whole genome shotgun sequence, one DNA window encodes the following:
- the LOC140146718 gene encoding pyruvate dehydrogenase [acetyl-transferring]-phosphatase 1, mitochondrial-like yields the protein MAVWSTSISISSFARVHTVGKQNAISTLIRSPVCSSRHRQQWKPCGSQNTGENAHEQNYHSVSCRAFKCPTHCFSTSSALNQRGRSFTSHGNTAGTMKQLLQQNRSRNHANIHTPLAVHDNLYRNPSRNWFGHARLTPEQVSEILRKNEFAQTIKKQDGSYLNFVSNQVASNNPIEDRRAKAKSHLSDAMLFGVFDGHRGPACAQSISERLFNYIAAELLPYQDLLQAQRLFDSGELREMVEWYHHPNDYTSQDRAYTYQKSLHRYLQDNLSVDSHEGEADIAEDLITAFERLDKDLSMEALTPSSAVMYDEAIHTVFSGACACIAYIDGSDLYIANAGDCRAVLGSQDADGFWFAKPLSIDHNAHNGDEIKRLKGMHPPNESSTIIKNGRLLSELVPLRAFGDVRYKWAADTQRNVLNPWYGSDVVPRSYHTPPYLVATPEVQHHVVKETDKFLILATDGLWDCITPQRAVSLVGDHLLLQRAKTSASFEKRHMRLGEVKQQLVQRRDALRPIDRINAATHLIRYALGGSQNEFDHDRLAHTLSLPNDVARQYRDDITVIVVYF from the coding sequence ATGGCCGTTTGGTCTACGTCGATTTCAATATCGTCTTTTGCAAGAGTACATACAGTCGGAAAACAGAACGCAATCTCGACACTAATTCGTTCCCCAGTTTGCAGCAGTAGACACAGGCAGCAATGGAAGCCGTGCGGAAGTCAAAACACCGGCGAAAATGCTCATGAACAGAATTATCACAGTGTTTCGTGTAGAGCATTTAAATGTCCTACACACTGTTTCTCAACATCTTCTGCTCTTAATCAGAGAGGACGATCATTCACAAGCCATGGAAACACTGCTGGAACTATGAAGCAACTGTTACAACAAAACAGATCTCGAAACCATGCCAACATCCACACCCCATTAGCGGTTCATGACAATCTGTACAGGAATCCATCGCGGAATTGGTTTGGACATGCTAGACTAACTCCTGAACAAGTTAGCGAAATCCTACGCAAAAATGAGTTCGCTCAGACAATTAAAAAGCAGGATGGTTCGTACTTGAATTTTGTTAGTAACCAAGTTGCATCAAACAACCCTATTGAAGATCGTCGTGCAAAGGCCAAGAGCCACCTAAGTGATGCAATGTTATTTGGGGTATTTGACGGTCACCGTGGTCCTGCTTGTGCCCAATCTATAAGTGAGCGGCTGTTCAATTACATTGCTGCAGAGCTTCTTCCTTATCAAGATCTCCTGCAGGCGCAACGGCTGTTTGACTCGGGTGAACTACGTGAGATGGTTGAGTGGTATCATCACCCCAATGATTACACGTCCCAAGATCGGGCTTACACCTATCAAAAAAGTCTTCATAGATATCTACAAGACAACCTGTCTGTCGATTCTCATGAAGGTGAAGCTGACATCGCAGAGGACCTAATCACTGCATTTGAAAGACTGGACAAAGATCTGTCTATGGAAGCGCTCACCCCCTCCAGTGCAGTTATGTACGATGAAGCAATACATACAGTATTTTCTGGTGCTTGCGCGTGCATCGCGTACATTGATGGGAGCGATCTATACATCGCTAATGCTGGGGATTGCAGGGCTGTGTTAGGTAGCCAGGACGCTGATGGATTTTGGTTTGCAAAACCATTATCTATTGATCATAACGCGCATAATGGTGATGAAATTAAAAGGCTAAAAGGAATGCATCCGCCGAATGAAtcatcaacaataatcaaaaatggaCGTTTACTATCGGAACTTGTTCCACTCAGAGCATTCGGAGATGTACGTTATAAATGGGCTGCCGATACGCAAAGAAATGTTCTAAACCCATGGTATGGTAGTGATGTAGTCCCAAGAAGTTATCACACGCCTCCGTATTTAGTAGCAACTCCGGAAGTACAGCACCATGTTGTCAAGGAAACTGACAAGTTTCTTATTCTAGCCACTGATGGGTTGTGGGACTGCATAACACCACAGAGAGCGGTGTCATTAGTCGGTGATCATCTTCTGTTGCAGAGAGCTAAGACGTCAGCATCATTTGAGAAGCGGCATATGAGATTGGGCGAGGTCAAACAGCAACTCGTTCAACGCAGAGACGCGCTTCGTCCAATAGACAGGATAAATGCTGCAACACATCTTATTCGGTACGCTCTAGGTGGATCGCAAAACGAGTTTGATCACGACAGACTAGCTCACACTCTCAGTTTACCAAATGATGTAGCTAGGCAATATAGAGATGACATCACAGTTATTGTTgtgtatttttaa